AACTAAGAAATTACATTTCCTTACCGGCAAATCATTACCCGAATTGGCAATAAAAAGATTTGTAGTATCAACACCTTTGAGCTTCCCATGGTTGTCCTTCAACTGGTAAATTTGAACTTACAATCTCAGAATCAACCAAGATGATGAATAAAGAAATAGTTAAAGTTCTTCTATTACCTTTGCTATAATCTCAATCAGTTCATGGTAGGTCACATCATTGATGGAAGGCATGTCGTTGGCAGCCAACACAACCTGCACAACAAAAAAGAGGTCATCATGTCAAACTAGACCAAAGAATGCAGCTCATTGAAAAGGTAAGCATAAAAGCAATTCAATTGGAAATTAGAAAATTATCAGCTCTCCAAACAATATTCCATTTCATGTCGCAACAGCCCAAATAATTATATGATTCTAGACAACTCCTGGACTTTTCTATGACAGCAACCAGATATATTGCACAAAAGAAATCCGATCTGACTGCATACCTGTGTACCACGACGGAGTAACTCTCTTGCAAATGGTAAGATACCCAAAATAATATCAGCACCAGAATTGTCAACAAATATAACAGCCTGTGAAGACAAAAAACATAACTGGTTTACATAAGAAGCATATCTAATGATATAGCTTCTTCCAAAGATATGTATTGTAACATACACAGGATACTTGCCTTTTTCCAAGACTTCTTGCTCCATTTCAACTTGAAAGCGTCCAGGTCATCAATAACCCAAGGTCGAGGGACAAGGTTTTGACAACTAGCTAGAAAAGACATACCATCCTTTGAAAAAACTTCAGCAAGCTTCAATAATGAAAAAAGTGAAAGGTCAAGTAACTCCACTTAAAGGACTTGCATGAATCAATTATTGCTTTAGTACTAATATGTAGTTGCACTCAGAAAACCATTAAGTGTCACTATGATGTAAGCTTAAATGTAACTTCGATGTGACCAAAATCCAAGGGGTTGAGAATTGAGCCTTAGCTGGGTATTAAACTACAAATAATTCTGTGTAACCATAAATCTGCATACCTGTGCAGAACCAAGATCAAATATATTCCCAGCAAATATCCCTCTAACCAGATTCTCTACTCGCTTCCCTTCATCTTCAATAGCATCGTTAAGATCCACCACATTATCAAACAGGGTAATCACCTTTGCATTCTCTTCATCCTAAAAAAGAGTGTCCAATCACAATTCCAAACTCCAATTCAGTCAAGCACACAATTCATCACGATAAACTAGTACACACAACAGTTAACAGATCCACTGACCTTGACTTTCTTGAATATATCTCTGAACCCCAACTCCCTAAGAACTATCTCCCGAAGCCTGCAAAGTAGCTAAAAATCCCCAACGCCAACACGAAAAAGCTCACATCAACACACAATAACAGTAACAACTAAAGCAGCAACTAAAATGAAGAATATGCTTACA
The window above is part of the Fragaria vesca subsp. vesca linkage group LG2, FraVesHawaii_1.0, whole genome shotgun sequence genome. Proteins encoded here:
- the LOC101306098 gene encoding uncharacterized protein At2g17340-like, which produces MESASELVAFPLLTTPIESNYRACTIPYRFPSDNPRKPTPTEIAWIDLFLNSIPSFKKRAESDATVSDAPAKAELFAHRYSEMLEDLKKDPESHGGPPDCILLCRLREIVLRELGFRDIFKKVKDEENAKVITLFDNVVDLNDAIEDEGKRVENLVRGIFAGNIFDLGSAQLAEVFSKDGMSFLASCQNLVPRPWVIDDLDAFKLKWSKKSWKKAVIFVDNSGADIILGILPFARELLRRGTQVVLAANDMPSINDVTYHELIEIIAKLKDNHGKLKGVDTTNLFIANSGNDLPVIDLASVSQELAYLASDADLVILEGMGRGIETNLYAQFKCDSLKIGMVKHPEVAQFLGGRLYDCVFKYNEVLS